Proteins encoded by one window of Dendropsophus ebraccatus isolate aDenEbr1 chromosome 4, aDenEbr1.pat, whole genome shotgun sequence:
- the LOC138788860 gene encoding proteoglycan 4-like isoform X2, producing MRMCCREVIQMGGVIGICLMVMLSIFSKNSGSCCRRSEFYMCKKYERDLLREIEEALHDKEKQERKKVIDCIITHYENRINVTDTKWPKTSEEIIKEERNRIKGIFKEGQTISGPPPREPTSSTPEEPTSSTPGGPTSSTPGEPTSSTPGEPTSSTPGEPTSSTPGGPTSSTPGEPTSSTPGELTSSTPREPKSSTPGEPTSSTPGEPTSSTPGEPTSSTPGKPTSLMPGGPTSSTPGGPTSPPSQQRNVDIPGNDGLEMEDMEKKMSNEEINPLLSIHT from the coding sequence ATGGGGGGAGTTATCGGAATATGCCTGATGGTGATGCTGTCAATCTTCTCTAAGAACTCGGGTTCCTGCTGCAGGCGCTCAGAATTTTACATGTGTAAGAAGTATGAGAGAGATTTGCTACGGGAAATTGAGGAAGCTCTGCACGACAAAGAAAAACAAGAGCGTAAAAAGGTCATTGATTGCATCATCACACACTACGAAAACCGAATCAATGTGACTGATACTAAATGGCCTAAAACTTCAGAAGAAATCATAAAAGAAGAGAGAAATAGAATAAAGGGAATATTTAAAGAAGGCCAAACAATATCAGGGCCTCCTCCAAGAGAACCGACAAGCTCAACACCAGAAGAACCAACAAGCTCAACACCAGGAGGACCGACAAGCTCAACACCAGGAGAACCGACAAGCTCAACACCAGGAGAACCGACAAGCTCAACACCAGGAGAACCGACAAGCTCAACACCAGGAGGACCGACAAGCTCAACACCAGGAGAACCGACAAGCTCAACACCAGGAGAATTGACAAGCTCAACTCCAAGAGAACCGAAAAGCTCAACACCAGGAGAACCGACAAGCTCAACACCAGGAGAACCGACAAGCTCAACACCAGGAGAACCGACAAGCTCAACACCAGGGAAACCGACAAGCTTAATGCCAGGAGGACCGACAAGCTCAACACCAGGAGGACCGACAAGCCCTCCTTCACAGCAAAGAAATGTAGACATACCTGGAAATGATGGACTGGAGATGGAGGATATGGAGAAAAAGATGAGCAATGAGGAAATAAACCCACTCCTCAGCATCCATACCTGA